One stretch of Nicotiana tabacum cultivar K326 chromosome 18, ASM71507v2, whole genome shotgun sequence DNA includes these proteins:
- the LOC107814950 gene encoding putative LRR receptor-like serine/threonine-protein kinase At2g24230, with product MGIGILGFFLVLTVLFRPLLCQQPNTDGFFVSGFLQKMGKVHNFSAHFCSWKGVGCDSKEENIINLTAKSFGLSGVIPDNTIGKLTKLQYLDLSHNNLTGLPSDIWSLGSLKYLNLSHNHISNDLSSNIGNFGELEILDLSVNNFSGKIPEAISSLSRLHSLNLSKNGFESDLPFGILNCHSLEFLDISENRLSGLHDGFGAAFPKLKFLNLAENEINGKDSDLLGMVSITHLNISGNLFKGSVVGVFEGPLEVIDLSRNQFQGHISQVNFSSSFNWSHLVYLDLSENQLSGEIFKELNNAQKLLYLNLAHNRFLPQEFPQVDMLSGLEYLNLSGTSLIGHIPQELSSLSRLKILDISENHLSSCIPVLSNRNLQVLDVSYNNLTGDIPLPLLEKLPSMERFNFSYNNLTLCASEFSPKTFRSAFIGSSNGCPIAANPALFHRKAPKHRGLKLALALTFSMVFLLLGLLFLAFGCRRKTTIWAVKQNSYKEEQTISGPFSFQTDSTTWVADVKQANSVPVVIFEKPLLNFTFVDLLSATSNFDRGTLLAEGRFGPVYRGFLPGGIHVAVKVLVHGSTMTDHEAARELEYLGRIKHPNLVPLTGYCLAGEQRIAIYDYMENGNLQNLLHDLPLGVQTTEDWSTDTWEEDDNNSIQNVGSEGLLTTWRFRHKIALGTARALAFLHHGCSPPIIHRDVKASSVYLDINLEPRLSDFGLAKIFGTGLEDEITRGSPGYIPPEFLQPESSSSPKYPTPKSDVYGFGVILFELITGKKPVEDDYPEDKDADLVGWVRGLVRNNEGSRVIDPKIRGTASQTQILEALKIGYLCTAEVPAKRPSMHQVVGLLKDIEPAQ from the coding sequence ATGGGAATTGGGATTCTTGGTTTTTTTCTGGTTTTAACAGTGTTATTTAGGCCTTTGCTTTGTCAGCAGCCAAATACTGATGGTTTCTTTGTCTCTGGTTTCTTACAAAAGATGGGTAAAGTTCACAACTTTTCAGCTCACTTTTGTTCTTGGAAAGGTGTAGGATGTGATTCAAAGGAAGAAAATATTATCAATTTGACAGCTAAAAGTTTTGGTTTATCTGGTGTTATTCCTGATAATACTATAGGTAAACTCACAAAGCTTCAGTATTTGGATCTGAGTCACAATAATCTCACTGGTTTGCCTTCTGATATTTGGAGTTTAGGTTCACTTAAGTACCTTAACCTCTCACATAATCACATTTCTAATGACCTTTCAAGTAATATAGGCAATTTTGGTGAGCTTGAAATCTTGGACCTTTCTGTTAACAATTTCTCTGGTAAAATTCCAGAAGCCATTAGCTCACTTTCAAGATTGCATTCTCTTAATCTTAGTAAGAATGGGTTTGAGTCAGATTTGCCTTTTGGAATCTTGAATTGTCATTCTTTGGAATTTCTTGATATTTCAGAAAATAGACTTAGTGGTTTACATGATGGTTTTGGTGCTGCATTTCCAAAGCTTAAGTTCTTGAATCTTGCAGAAAATGAGATTAATGGGAAAGATTCGGATTTGTTAGGGATGGTTTCTATTACTCATCTCAACATTTCAGGAAATTTGTTTAAGGGTTCTGTTGTTGGTGTTTTTGAGGGGCCATTGGAAGTGATTGATTTGAGTAGAAACCAATTTCAAGGTCATATTTCTCAGGTAAACTTCAGTTCCAGTTTCAATTGGTCTCATTTGGTTTATCTTGATTTATCTGAGAATCAGCTTAGTGGAGAGATATTTAAAGAGTTGAACAATGCTCAAAAACTCTTGTACCTTAATCTTGCACATAATAGATTTTTACCACAAGAATTTCCACAAGTTGATATGTTATCTGGTTTAGAGTATCTTAATTTGTCTGGAACCAGTTTGATTGGCCATATTCCTCAAGAGCTCTCGTCGTTGAGTCGCTTGAAAATCCTTGATATATCCGAAAACCATCTGAGTAGCTGCATTCCTGTACTAAGCAATAGAAATCTCCAAGTTCTTGATGTTTCATACAACAATTTGACTGGTGATATCCCTTTGCCACTTCTAGAGAAACTCCCAAGTATGGAAAGGTTCAATTTTTCTTACAATAATCTAACTCTTTGTGCTTCTGAGTTCTCCCCGAAAACATTCCGATCGGCTTTCATTGGGTCATCAAATGGATGTCCTATTGCTGCCAATCCTGCTCTTTTCCATAGGAAAGCTCCAAAACATAGAGGACTCAAACTTGCATTGGCTTTAACCTTCTCTATGGTGTTTCTGCTTTTGGGGTTGTTGTTCTTGGCTTTTGGTTGTCGAAGGAAAACCACAATATGGGCAGTTAAACAGAATTCTTACAAAGAAGAACAGACTATTTCCGGCCCCTTTTCGTTTCAGACTGATTCAACCACTTGGGTTGCTGATGTTAAGCAAGCTAACTCAGTACCCGTGGTGATTTTTGAGAAGCCACTGTTGAATTTCACGTTCGTGGACCTCTTGTCTGCGACTTCTAATTTCGATCGAGGTACATTGTTAGCTGAAGGGAGGTTTGGTCCAGTTTATAGAGGCTTTTTACCAGGTGGGATTCATGTGGCAGTGAAAGTTCTGGTTCACGGTTCGACAATGACAGATCATGAAGCAGCAAGAGAACTCGAGTATCTTGGCCGGATAAAACATCCGAATCTTGTGCCATTGACTGGGTACTGCTTGGCTGGCGAGCAAAGAATTGCCATTTATGATTACATGGAGAATGGAAACTTGCAGAATTTGCTACATGACCTGCCACTCGGGGTTCAAACTACCGAGGACTGGAGCACGGACACATGGGAAGAGGATGATAATAACAGTATTCAGAATGTTGGTTCTGAAGGATTGTTGACAACATGGAGATTTAGGCACAAGATTGCGCTTGGCACGGCTAGAGCCCTTGCGTTTCTTCACCATGGTTGCTCGCCTCCAATTATACATAGAGATGTCAAAGCTAGCAGTGTTTATCTTGATATAAATTTGGAACCAAGATTATCTGATTTTGGATTGGCCAAGATTTTTGGCACCGGACTCGAGGATGAGATAACTCGCGGTTCACCTGGATATATTCCCCCAGAGTTTCTTCAGCCAGAGAGTAGCAGCTCCCCGAAATATCCAACACCAAAGTCAGATGTGTATGGATTTGGAGTCATCCTCTTTGAGCTAATAACCGGGAAAAAACCAGTTGAAGATGATTATCCGGAAGACAAGGATGCTGATTTGGTTGGTTGGGTTAGAGGATTAGTAAGGAACAACGAGGGATCAAGAGTTATCGATCCAAAAATTCGTGGAACTGCATCGCAGACACAAATACTAGAAGCCTTGAAAATTGGTTATTTATGCACAGCTGAAGTTCCTGCGAAACGACCGAGCATGCATCAAGTAGTTGGACTGCTGAAGGATATTGAGCCTGCACAATGA